Proteins from a single region of Nitrospirota bacterium:
- a CDS encoding phosphoribosylanthranilate isomerase, translated as MIKIKICGITNFEDALAAAEAGVDALGFNFYKKSPRYIEPAKAAEIIGQLPPFVVPVAVFVNEREDRIRDVLFTTGIKVLQFHGDERPEFCGRFAARAIKAFQVKDKESLKQIVHYHVSALLLDSYRDGLRGGTGTTFDWHLAVVAKTFGRVILAGGLTPDNVAEAVKLVQPYAVDVAGGVEQDKGIKDHRQVKKFISEVRKAARA; from the coding sequence ATGATCAAGATCAAGATCTGCGGTATCACCAATTTCGAAGATGCGCTCGCGGCTGCCGAAGCAGGAGTGGACGCGCTGGGGTTCAACTTCTACAAGAAGAGCCCCCGGTATATTGAGCCGGCAAAGGCCGCGGAGATCATCGGCCAGCTCCCGCCCTTCGTGGTCCCCGTCGCCGTGTTCGTCAACGAGCGGGAAGACAGGATCCGCGACGTCCTGTTCACGACGGGCATCAAGGTCCTCCAGTTCCACGGGGACGAACGGCCGGAATTCTGCGGACGCTTCGCGGCGCGCGCGATCAAGGCATTCCAGGTGAAAGACAAGGAAAGCCTGAAACAGATCGTGCATTACCACGTGAGCGCACTGCTGCTCGACAGCTACCGGGACGGCCTGCGGGGCGGCACGGGGACGACCTTTGACTGGCACCTCGCCGTGGTGGCCAAGACCTTCGGCAGGGTCATCCTGGCGGGAGGCCTGACCCCGGACAACGTGGCCGAGGCAGTAAAGCTCGTCCAGCCCTATGCCGTGGACGTGGCGGGAGGCGTGGAGCAGGACAAGGGGATCAAGGACCACCGGCAGGTCAAGAAATTCATCTCAGAAGTCCGGAAGGCGGCCAGGGCATGA
- the trpB gene encoding tryptophan synthase subunit beta: MMLPDKKGHFGIYGGKFAPETLMPALAELEAAYLAAKKDREFQAELDYYFREFIGRPTPLYFAKRLTEHLGGAKIYLKREDLCHTGAHKINNSLAQVLLAKRMGKKRVVAETGAGQHGVATATAAAMFGLDCEVYMGTDDVARQSLNVFRMKLLGTVVRPVDIGSKTLKDAINEAMRDWITNVGDTHYVLGTVFGPHPFPMMVRDFQSVIGREAKKQIQKLEGRMPDALIACVGGGSNAMGLFHEFLGDPSIRMYGIEAGGLGIERGKHAARFAGGSLGVLQGTKTFVLQDDEGQIEMTHSVSAGLDYAAVGPEHAYYHETGRIEYTYAIDDEAMEAFDLLARLEGIIPALESSHAVAYALKLAPTLGRDRVVIVNLSGRGDKDVMQVAKIKGVEL; this comes from the coding sequence ATGATGCTTCCCGACAAGAAGGGGCACTTCGGGATCTACGGAGGCAAGTTCGCGCCCGAGACGCTCATGCCGGCGCTGGCCGAGCTCGAGGCGGCATACCTCGCGGCGAAGAAGGACCGGGAGTTCCAGGCCGAGCTGGACTACTATTTCCGGGAGTTCATCGGCCGGCCCACGCCGCTCTATTTTGCCAAGCGGCTGACCGAGCACCTGGGCGGCGCGAAGATCTACCTCAAGCGCGAGGACCTCTGCCATACCGGGGCGCACAAGATCAACAATTCGCTGGCGCAGGTGCTGCTCGCAAAACGCATGGGCAAGAAGCGGGTGGTCGCCGAGACCGGGGCGGGCCAGCACGGCGTTGCCACGGCCACGGCCGCTGCCATGTTCGGCCTCGACTGCGAGGTGTACATGGGCACCGACGACGTGGCCCGCCAGTCGCTGAACGTGTTCCGGATGAAGCTGCTCGGCACCGTGGTGCGGCCCGTTGACATCGGCAGCAAGACGCTCAAGGACGCCATCAACGAGGCCATGCGCGACTGGATCACGAACGTGGGGGACACGCATTACGTCCTCGGCACGGTATTCGGGCCCCATCCCTTCCCGATGATGGTGCGCGACTTCCAGTCCGTGATCGGCCGAGAGGCGAAGAAGCAGATCCAGAAGCTCGAAGGCAGGATGCCGGACGCGCTGATCGCCTGCGTGGGCGGGGGATCGAACGCCATGGGCCTGTTCCATGAGTTCCTGGGCGACCCGTCGATCAGGATGTACGGCATCGAGGCGGGCGGCCTCGGCATCGAGCGCGGAAAGCACGCGGCCCGGTTCGCCGGCGGGTCGCTCGGCGTGCTGCAGGGGACCAAGACGTTCGTGCTCCAGGACGACGAGGGCCAGATCGAGATGACCCACTCCGTTTCGGCGGGGCTCGACTATGCGGCGGTCGGTCCGGAGCACGCCTACTACCACGAAACGGGACGCATCGAGTACACCTATGCCATCGACGACGAGGCCATGGAGGCCTTTGACCTGCTTGCCCGGCTGGAGGGCATCATCCCCGCGCTCGAGAGCTCCCATGCGGTTGCCTACGCCCTGAAGCTGGCCCCGACGCTCGGCAGGGACCGGGTGGTCATCGTGAACCTGTCCGGCCGCGGCGACAAGGACGTGATGCAGGTGGCAAAGATAAAGGGCGTGGAATTGTAA